A stretch of DNA from Takifugu flavidus isolate HTHZ2018 chromosome 13, ASM371156v2, whole genome shotgun sequence:
GGCAGTGACTGGAAGGACAAGATCGTGGACACAAACGCTTGAAATGAGTTTCCTGGACACTCTCTTAGCCGCTGCTCCTTCACATGGAGGAGTCAACTTGGACCCCTGCTCTTGATGCTCTGTGGACGCCTCCCTAGGGAGGTGTTCCAGCCAGTTCCCCATGGGATGAGACCCCGAGGAAGACCCAGGACGCACTAGTGGAGCTCGGAATAGCTGGGTGGAGGTTGCTGGAGCGAGGGAAGCGTGGACATCTCTGCTTTAAGTTTCATGCATCAATATGTGAAAGACAATGAGcttattttatattttgaatATTTCTAAGATCTGCTTGAAGAAGCCATTAGGTCGCACTTAAAACACAAATAACTAACACACCGTCCTCTTATCTCACAATCCTGCCAGTCCTTCAGCTTCTGCGCTTTGTAGGTATTAACCTGCCACACATATTAACCCCAAACTGCAGTCGAGCATCTGACATTTTGCCTTTAAATCTGCGGATCACAATAATAATCTACCCAGCCATAAATATTTAAAGCcatgcaaaacattttaaaaattaccTTTTTGCACATGGGagaataaaatgtaaagtttCACTTAGACTTACACTACCAACTAATTTCACTGTTTTCAAAGCCTTCAAGATTCACATCCTTCCGCTCTCTTaactgaaaacaaaagcagaacacGGTTCCGTCCTCCAGGACGCGAACATGCACTTTGCTTTTGAAtgcaaaaggttttttttttttgctaacgGGGAATCCCAATTTGGCTAATATGCTAGCCCACAGAGGCAATGCTATGTATGTTTAGGTAACAGTTTGTCAAGCCTAATCTGGCAGCAGTAAAATCGGATTAGCAAGCAATCTAATTCTGAATAAAGATGGTCTTAAATCCCAATTACACCTTCTGCTAAATGCTGAAAGAACCAAAGCTTCGTAGTTAGCAGGACGTACCGACAATGTCCAGTCTTCAGAGTAAGTCAGTCGGCGAGAGGACGCAGTTTGCTGGCAAACCACAGAGGATTCGGTGTCCCGGGGACAGAAGGTGGAGGGACGTTTGCTGGAGGACTAACCGGGAAATAGACGCCTCAGATTGCCAGGGAAGAGCAGCCGCGGTGCCGGGAGCGGATCTGCTCGAACTGCTGGATCAGCTCGGGAGTCCTGCGCTTACGTGTGACGTCAAGTGTTGTGATTGGCTGTACGGCTTCCAGGTGATGTCAGGAATTATGATTGGCTATACGGTAGCGACCGTTCGTAACCTTGGAAACTTTACGTGGAAGACAATTTTGCGgcaaaaattaaatatatttacagTTATTCGTTATTTTCGTGGGCGTAATACGAACTATTGATGCGCTGAATTATTTTGTCCTTTGAGCCTCTCGATTAAAGGATTTTGGTTTCCTCTTTAGATGATAATGTAACCTTGAAAGTCCACATCTAGCTGGTACTGAATTATTTACCTATATGATATAAGAAACTAAACATATAAATAACCCAAACCTTAGGTTCGTACACGTGACGTCACTTGGAAGCGCAGGACCGCGAGCGGAGGACGAAGCCGGGCGCGGAGTATATTATAgcgaagccccgccccctcgctTCCGGACCCGCCTTCCTCGGGCTCTGATTGGCTCGAGTTCAGGAAGCTGTTCTCAACTGTAATCTGCAAGTTGAGTTGAATCGCAAACCCGCAGGTGACGTCACCCAGGCCGCACCGCAAGCCATTTTAGCATAAATAGTGGCTGTTTCCGGAaccactcgttccctattcactactcactacatgggggacatggattgagtgaactccgtagcgcactcaatttaaagttagtattcggacaacggtgtcatttacggcgcacgtaaagtgacgtcatggtttcgcataataattacaaaccggtcgccgggaaaagtggccaggtccatttaattatttcaacccatcagaaatacattcagcggtcattttatgaaaatgcaatattttaccctataattaactttatataataaaatgaaatatgtcaataataatacaataataatatacaTTGAGATATTGATACATTGAgggcactacatagggtacagcgatgctcactagcAATTCGGACACTACTttaaaatggcgtccacactattgagtgcactatgtagggatTCAGAAACAGCCAGTTAAATTTGACAAACCGGAATTAACATGATGGATGTCAATAACCTAGAGCTGATTGGTCAAAAGTACAGTTAGATGTTTGCGAGTCAGGTTTGACCAGTCAAACCAGAAATTCAGATATCACAAATGGCGTTACACATCCTACATTGCGATTACAGACTTCAGGTTTGACTAGGCAAAATGAAAGTTACAAATATCTCAAACTTAACTATGACTGCTGTGCAAGGCATGACTTGAGATGCATCCCATGTGTTTCTCATTGTTATGGCCATTGGATGCACTTGACAGTCAAACAGTCATTTTGTTGCAGAGTAATTTTTATCAAAACAAGATTTCTACAATTACATTTTGATTTGGTGGATTTGGGCTAAAAGCTATCTCCATTTCAAAGAGATATCAACAAAAGCCCTAGAATGTCCAGAACCCGACGATCTGGATTACTATCCGTAACCCATTTAGAGAAATCTACAATACGATTTGGACCAGTTGAAATTCCAACTCAAGATAGCTACACTGTGGCAGGGGAATTAATCAGATTTGAACTCTATTGTGCCAATTTGATGTTAATATAAAAAGATTCTTGTTGTCAtaaaatgagccattgaaaatGGTTTGAATGGAATATTAATGGAAGAACCCCCAGGTGTATTTTTAGATGGAATTTCaccttttaaaatcagacaTCCAAGTCAAAAcgatccaaggtagttttctctgtcaactggactgggtttcttctcttgaagacgtttcgccttctatccagaaggcttcttcagttctgaaatcgctggggacagagcttaaaaatatagcccctgtggaccatctgcatgctaatgatctgggtggtcacctgagagtcgttgcaGGGTCGACCCGACCAACgtccctgctaacgactctaacccagtccagttgacatagaaaactaccttggatacaatgacctggatgattgagaatctacacagacaagtCAAAACGATGCTTATTTTGGCCTCAGAACCTTAACCTTTTCAGACCAAAAAGATTAAATTTTTCAGTAGTGAAATCTCAGTTCTACTGAAGTCTTGTGCTTGTTCTGACTTGTCAGTGACACTCTGGAGACAGAACAGCCTGATGGTGCATCCACGCTATAATTAAAGCACATCacacaaatgaaaacataagaaaatgcctgtttttatttagcCTTTTGTTTCTTAATCATCAGGATACCGACTTCCTTGTAAACACATTTATaagataaaaatgataaaaactgAGCTAGAAAGACATTTGTCAACACTTGTAAGGTTctggagcagctgagcagctcaCTCTATTGAAAAGATCCTCAATAGAGGGAGTGTCTGAGCATCAGCTTTGTTGAAAATCCCTCAGATTTTAAACAAAAGCCACCTGAAGGCAACCTGTTTAAGCTCGTTCAAATTTCACACTGCTCATGGAGAGACACTAAAATGGTTTCTCTAATTTGTTCTCTCAAGAATCAGCAGTTGTTAAAAAACTTCTAAAAATCACAGGTCACTTATTggcttttaaaatgcatttaaaaccaGATTTCCCCTCCTACCACTAAGCATTCTATGAGACAAAATACTACAAAGGGCTTTCTTTACAACAGCCTATTTGATAAAAACCTAATCTCCAGCATTAATAAATAGGAAAGTTCACTTCTAAAGCGGTGATGGGTTCAGGCTCGGTGAAAAGCTGACCCGAACATCCCGGGGATAAAAACCCTGGAGAACGCCATCCACGACCACATCTGGGAGATCTGCACAACACACCCAGTTTAAGACAGGAGGAAATGGGTAATCATTTTCCAGAGTGtggactgtttttatttttaccctTGGTGCAATCAGACAGGAAAGGATCCCGAAAATACCCCAACACTCGCTGGTGAGGTAACTGAAAACTAAGAAACaaagaacattttaatttattaatcACAGATTTAAAACCTGTTTACAACTCAACAAGGTGAAGTAAACTCCTTTTTAGCATTTTCTGATATCAAGAGTGTCCACCAGGGGCGCCCTAACAGATGGTTAatcctcccccttccccccagaTTGGTACTCACCCCTCATCTTGACTGTCCAAGTCATCAAGTGATCTGAAAATCAGGAGCAAAAATGTAAGGCAGTTGTTACTAAGTGGTACGCCAATGATACTGTTAGGAGACATGCTGATTTATTCTGTTTCCAAACCATAAAAAAATATAGAGAACTCACTCCATGCTGCTAATCCTGTTCCCAGTGTGAAAATGTTTAACGTGCAGGAAATCCAGCAGCACTTGCGGGACGTCTTCATTCTGATAGATGATATCCTGACAAGACGGATgacagagaattttaaaataattaatacTCGGGTGAAGGCTTGGAGCTGCCAGAGTAAAACCTTAAGACAAAGTACAACAGATGGTAGCCATGAAACCTTCTAGAGCTGGTTCTAATTTACAACTTCCTACTCCTCATATTAAGAATCCATCCTTTTGTTCTGCACTGGCAGGGGCTTcagttttattattataaaattaaGAATCCCTTTTTATGACTTGGCTGGCATTACGTAACCAGATATAGTTGACCTTAGGTGGCACAGCCTTAAGGGCATCGGTGGCCATTTTCTATATCCTACTGGGTCAGaacttttattcattcattgtgAATTAATTCAGGCTGCTCCTTTAACGAGGATGAACCTCCCTGCAGGCAGTGACACAACCTTAAAAATATTGATGTTCCAAGATCAGCCAGGCATAGCAAATATGTGCACCCCTGTAGAAAGATACCGATTATAAAGATGGGATCTAGTTCCATGTCATCATACCTGAATGtagtcctccagctcctgcctcctctgctccgGAGGTTTGGTCCTCAGGTGGGGGTTCCTTTTGCTGGGGAAATCTGGTGTCTGGATGATCTTCCTGAGCTGAAGGTCACAAAAGAGGTCAAATCCACCGTGAACAGGCAGCAGATATACAGCCAGTCACATCAGGTACAACTTCGTGttgtgcagcagcaacaaccgCAACATAAAGTTCAGGTAAAGTCTCTATTCACTATTTCTCATTCTTCCTGCTCCAAAACGGCGCCACCTTGTGGTGTGATGCAGATTTGTGGATTCGTGGCGGCGGATAAACGCTGGACATTCATTCTAACTGTAAATACGTTCTGTGTACGTACTTTTCTGTGGAGAGCGTGAAATTCGCTGTTTCTTCTCAGCAAAAAATGTTTCCTCTCGTTAAACAGAACTTCAACTCTGAAAAGCTGCAAACCGGAAAGACAAAGATAACAGTTATCATTTATTATCCCATAAACCTCAGTTTACATGTGGCTTTTATAAGGTAAAAATTGGAATCAAATATACAATTGTGATAAATTAAAATACAGATGGCAAAACAGAACGTTACTACTCAAATGTTCTCCTTTCTCCACCAGAGGAAGCTTTTATTAACTTATTTGACTTATTTAGCGTTGAGTccgtttcttttgttttaaaatattgctttacatttttaataactGCTCAAACCCTTTAAGGTTTCAGTGACCGTGTCCCCGTGATGAGGAACTGAATCTAAACTACAATAAAGCCTTGTCCTGAAACATTGTAAATTAATTTAACAAACTGCATGATTTAATCCACTAACCATGCAGAATAGGTCATGAGTTTCAACTGGTCtgtccctttaacaggaaaaagtTATTTCTGTGAAGTTGTTGGCATGAAAAACACTGTTCCCTCAAGTACCACGCTGACGTAAAAAAAGCGTCCGTGGTGCGTTCACGTGCATCGATTTTATTCCCGAGTGGCTCCACATCTGTCAAAGTTCCAGTTCACCGAAGGAGTGAAACGTTTCAGTCTCCAAAACACGCTGGAAAACAGTAAAATCTAATGTCTAATGTTAAATGTATAATCCTCGGTCCATGGGCCATTTTTGTGGCGTAAAATGGGGTCAGTCAGAAATAAGGAATCCAAATAAACCAACCCcaaatttattaaaataaatggatgACTTAAAAATGTGTATTACCACGAAATAAAGACGTTCTCATCCCACATCCCTGAAATGACCCTACCAGCTCTAATAATCTGATTTATTCTCTTACATTGTCACAGTAACATCTCCACACAtgagcctcttcctcctgttgaaACACGCCTGCAAATCTCAGGTCGTGCACGTTAAGAGGAAACGTTCCAAACATTTATGACATGGCTGGTTTTCTGCTCCCAATGCTGGGGAACTAGCTTTTTTAATTCCACCGTGCTTCTTCAGTTTAAAGTAAAATTGCAAATGCACGACGGCACATGTTTCTACTTAAACCACCAGTGAATGAGTCTTCTTCTATTGTATGTGCATGAGCAGGTCCCTGCTGCCGCTGTAGTCAGTTTGGCAGGTTTTGTATTGTGGCTCTGCTGGCAACAAGCCCGAGCTCGGTCTTCTTCCTGCAGGTTACCTGACGCATCTGAGGTTACCTGGCGCACCTGAGGTCGTGCTTCCGCGCAAACACCGAATCAAACCGGATCAAAAGTCTTCACGGGATAAAACAACACGCCACAGGTAAATAAATTGTTCTCGCCTTTTTGTACTTTCCCGACTCATCCACCTTTCGCTCCATCGAAGGTATCGATACTTCGATCATCGGGAAACCTTCGCTGATCAACATCCGACTTCGGGAGCTGATCGGATTCGACTGATCTCCCGCTGAGAGGCGTCTCTTCCCTGGTTTCCGCGCGTCCAGGAACTGATCTATCCGCAACttcgtgcgtgcgtgtgcgcgtgggTGTTCTCGGCTCGGTCAGGGCTCCACCTACACACTAATTGAACAAACCCGGTTGGAAATTAAAGGTGCAGCTCAGCATTTAAACAACAGTTCGATAATAAAAACGTAACGCGGATTTGGACGAAATGGCGAGAGGAACAAAAAGAGTCTGGAAACTTTAGTTTAATGTGTAAAGCAAACAACATTGAAATGAGACTTCAGACAACACGGTAACACTTTCAGATCCAGGTTCACTTCCCACGCACACAGTTCTCGCAAAGTCTTTTTTGGTTTAAATTTAGACTGTAAAATATGACTAAGGCCCTGTAGAATTATCAgcaattaaatatttaacaaattACATATTTTGAGGACTTCCAAGGTGATATAATAACGTGTTCACTAACCATGGTTGCAATTTTCCCTTGGCATTGCGTCAAAACATGTGGTTGGCAATTTTCAGTTGAAAAGCAGGAGAGACGTAATGGAAGACAGGAAATATCAAGGTGATGTTTTAGAACTTGAGACAAACAACAGATGTGTTTGATAGTAAATAATAGCAATTTTGCCTGGACAGGTGGAGGGTGGACATACTCTAAAATAATGACAAGACAGGAatgaaacacaacaacaactaaaactggaggaggaaaaaacagtggaagaagcaggagaattgaaggagaagaaagaactGCAGAACTAAGATAGATAACGATGAAATCACAGTTAAAGATCATTGAGAAAGACGAACAGATCGGCTGATACAAGCTGACGGCTATGTCGACACCTGGCCCTGTGGAGCAGATCTTAAAGGAAGCAGACAGAAAAGTGCCCTGCGAAGAACCTCCCTGAAGAGATGAAGGAATTACAGGAAGCTTGGAACATTTAGCACACCTCCTCTTTTCAGGAGCTGAACAcagtcaagaagaagaaaagtctCTGGAAAAAGGTTGGAGGGTTTAAGAGGAGCAGTTCCTTACTTCTGAATTCACCTGACAAAGTTTCTTTAGACTGTCATCACGTATCAGGAACGTCTGGCCTCGTGTCTGACCTGACTGTGCAGGATTCGTGGCTTCCTCTCCCCACTATTACTCACTGTGTTTGCATTCAGCTAAACCTGCTGAGGCGACCCTGTACGGGAAACGTGGCCTTGTCCGCATCAATCACGGCGGGTTACAAATATAGCCCTGATTTCTCCTACATGGTTGTTTGTTGAGTCAGAGGCTCGTGTTATCCTGAAGGGTCCGGAGTTGCACTGTCAGCACATAGTTGCTGCGCAGAGCAGAAAAAAGCCTTGATATTAGCTGTTGGGCATTGTTTGACCAGATGACTCAGATCACTTCATGAACTAGGTAAAACTTGCTTTAAATGGCTAAATAACAACGTAATAATGTCTTGTTTTAGTAATAGTAGGTGAAATGTCATTACTGTTtatacaataatgacactgttGTTGATCAGAAATTCACCGAAATCACCTTCATCCATAACGGTTGCATGAATGTTTGCAACTTCTGCCTGCATATatggaaaaacaacagtgaaCAAAACAAATTCCTGGCATTCACATTTTATCTTAACTGTGGAATGTGTAGTtccaacagaaacacacacaggatttTGTCACTTTCAGACATACCAACCAGTCTGGGAAGCATGTTTTGATTTGTTGAACATGGTGTGTCATTGAAAGAAAACACTGCCCTTcagaaaaaacaccaaaacacgcacaagcatgtttttgtgtgttaagCATTAAACAAAAGATATTTGTAATCTGaggtgattgttttttttaaaaacatataacTTTAAAGCTTCTCTATTAAATATATTTGAactgttattttgtttgtaaAATGGGTTTAAAAGATCTGAAGCTAAATTAtatgatttattattaatagtCCAAATACTACACTGCATGGGCTCATCTGTTGTGTGCAAGGTGCAACTTTTAAAGATTATtgcaaatatttttaaaaagcctaaaCCAATATTTTTGTGAcaatttctattttattatataaaaaagGTCATACAGCTACCTAACATAGCACAAATGCATGTTATCGTGGATAACATGGCTGATGGATTTAGAACGTTATGACTAAATGTGTCCACTAGGTGGCCGTGTGTATCCTAGTAAAAAATAATCATTGCTCGATTTTTAGTTAAAAGATTAATTGCTGAGGGTATATATAGCGTTTATAAAGTCGCTGTCAAATCTTAGTTGCGGTTGTTTTCCCCTTATTGAGTGAGTTATtataaatgataaaataaactTTGCATTTAAATCGATTTGTTTTGTGGGCTCCTGTTAAAAACATGGCAGAGCACAGTGCTAGCATCCGCGGAGGGGGACGTGCCAATATTTACAGCATAATGCACTGCAAAAACGCATGATTAAATTACAGATTCGAAGGAATTACAGGTAAGTTTAAACCTTAAAGTCAGGAAGACATCTACTTCCGGCTACCAGCAGTCACGTGACAGACGTCGGCCCCGCCCCCGCTGGTTCTCCTGCACAAGCATCGCAGCTAACGGCGGTGCGTGCGCCTTTAAGAGCTGTTATCCTGTTGTCCTCTGCGCTAAATCTCCATCTCTGCTGTGTGGAgggagaaataaagaaaaaagcaaaaccaTAACACAAATCCACCGCAGCAATGTCGTCCAGTACTGCTTTCAACGAAGAAAAGGGGGGCTCGTCCAGCGTCGGGGAGCCTGAATATGGTCACGACCCAGCAAGCGGAGGGATTTTCTCCTCCGACTACAAAAGGTACGAAGCCTGCTATCTCCGGGATGCTGGAGGGCGGATTTATTTGCCCTTTTAAGCATTGTAGGGAGGCAAGACGGGGGCAGGAGAGGTGCTTTCCACTCGTTTCTTTGGTTAAAAGAGGGTTTTGGGTCGCTTTAAACGTGCTGGATGAGGTGCATCAGAAAGACACTCAAACTTTGTTTGCGATGAGGCCCGTGATTGAAATAATGTCGAATCTCTTATCGCCATCATAAGCTAATCATAACGGTGTtgcaatgtttgtgtgttcgcTGTTCCGCGGTTGTTTCTACGGATATTTGGGGGAGGTGAGCCGTGAAATACCCGTTGGAAACGATGTCAGGCCTCGGCGCCGAGCTGTTCAGCACCACCTCTGCTGGACAGCGCGGCAGCAAATAGACGGCACCAGTTGGGAGGAAGTAGGCAGACAACCTTTGGGCTGAACTCACCTGGATATCGTCATGCATGCATGGAGGCGCATACACTACAAACATATAACGACTTAAAGGAACACGTGTGatgctgtttaaaaaaagctaTCACTTGCATTTCCTTTGCAGAAATGACACAATATCTGAACGTGCAGTGATGCACCTGCTagctgtgtttgtttaaacaaGTGAGGAGAGCCAAGAGAAGCCGGTACAAGTGTTGAGGTCATCTGTTCAAACAATCCTTTGCCGATTACGTCGTTCTAAAGATTGTGTGACATATTGCTGCACAAGCTTAATGTTTACCACCACAGACTGTCTCAGCAGTCTGTGCAAGAGCAGGGCTGGACAGGACAGCAGTGTgtaccaggacacacaccattcactaACACACTCACAACATAGCACCACTTCATCGTCTCCTGTCAatttaatgtgcatgtttttgggcTATGGGAGGAAGAACCACAAAGAGGTCTGTCGTCTATGTGAAGGagaaaatgttgccttttttgACATATAtccaaaatgtaaataaaagttATATTCATCTTGAAGGAATATAAGCATTTTCGGAGGCACAAGgggaaacaaaatcaaaataagGTCAAACGTTTTGTTgtcacaccccagtcattgaaaacaaaacagagaatATTTATTGTCTAAAATTTctataattaaataataataataaaataagtgAGCATGCTTCAGAAAAGAGCTGCAAAACCACAAACTGCCACTTGCTGCTCGAACAAATCCAAAAACCATTTAAGCAATTATTTTAAGACTGCTCAACATTAACCTTTAATGAATCATTAGATGAATGTTTCTGCTTCAATTAAACCTTCAGAagtatttttaaaacttctttCGATCAATGTTAAAATGGATATTATACATAAAAAcatagaataataataaaaaaccttATAAAGAAAAATATAGCCCTTCTAGAGTATGTTAACCTAATGGCATCTAAGGCGTTGAAGAGCTCATTTAAATGGTTTAATAGTTATCACAAACTTGGAATATTAATAGTAACTGGTAAGTTTACAGTTTAAAGGATGAATATATGTCTATGGCTGGACTACAGCTTCAGTGATTGTGGAGTAAAGTCCTGTAGACTGCAGCGGACGCTCAAGGATCATTTTCTCCGATGTCCCACTATTTCACGTTAAAAGAAGTAGCAACAACTTTATCGAACATGCAAATTATTGGCTTACATACAGAATGTTGAAAATAAGACGTCCCTGGAGAAAAATGAGCATGATTGACATAAAAATATCAATTGCAATTATTTGAAAGGTAAGTATTGTATTTGTATTGTCACGTCGAGTCAGTGTTACTATGGACATTGAGTGTTGTCCTATATGCTGATTCAAGTTTGTATCCATCTCGGATATAGTGAATCCTGATTTGTTTTATACCCAGCATCTAAGAGGGAGAAACATACACTACATACTCACATCCCAATGAAAAGTACTGTGTTAGTATCCTGTGAATCACTGATTTATTCTAAAAGCGTCACTATTAGTGacccaccagcagagggcgcccgTGCTTTACTGATGAATGATGTCATTGGTAAACTGGGCCTGTGATCTGTAGAACACACGAAAAAGTGCTGGCGTTGAAGCTTTTTGGTGAATCTTTATCTTTGAATGCTCGAGATTAGATTCTAACTTCAtttgaaaagaaggaaatggtAGCTTTTGCACTTGGGTTGTTGCCAGGGTCACCTGCAGTAGAGGAGGCTGTTTTCTGTGAACGTTGCTGACAGGGCTGACACCATCGTCACTAGACATCGCTCATGTGGTCAGAACAATCATGTTTTGAGATATGGCTGGTGCGCTCTTCTTCAGTGTAATTATTAAAGCATTAACGTGGTTTCTGTCTAGTAAGTTTAACACAGTTGCATTCACTCAGTTTTCAGTGCTAGAAATTGTCTACGTCTGTTCGGTGTTAACAATCAATATTAGCAATGTTTTCTTTGATCAATCCAGACAAACATCGATGTAAATCAAAGCGTCAGGCTAGCTGCACTGTTTTAATCAGCTGCACGAGCTTCTATCTCCAACTCCATGAAGGCAAATTACCATATTTTCAAACAGCTCAAACCAACTGTACTCTTTTTATTTGCCTAATTAAGGGTGAAGCATGATTTAGATGCCAGTGTTGAAGTATTCATTCATGAAAATTCAAGGATtctctttttaaattttgcatTATCCTACCTGTTCTCCAGTTACAGAATGTGATGTGTTGAACTATACATTTCAAATGCTTTTACTGTCTTGACACTGGAGCctttaatgtttaatgaaaGACACCGTCTGATACGGGTTTTATTGTTTGGAGTGAGTAAATGATGTTTACTGTGAGCTAATTGGATTTCTTCAGAGCGTGTCctgaaaaacaagacattaagTCATTTAAAAAGCTTCCTGAGTGGATTTCTGTAGGAACAAACTCAGCTTTTTTCCCTAAATTTAAAGCATCCTTTCATTTCTTGCCGACCCTGCGCACTTGTTTTTATCACCACCAGTGTGATTTATGGCCAATGCTGTagctttgtttgttgttttttgcacaAGATGGACGAAAAAGTGTTTTTAGCTCGTGTTCTACTCAAACGGGATTTTTAGAACTGTAAAAAATCAGATCTTCGCTGAGCTGTTATTGAAATGTGAAAGTCACTTGAAAGGTAGTTATTTTTATTGGAGTCAAacggaaacagagagagggggggagagagctCATCACGACATCGCCAAGAAAGCTGAGTCATGTAAGAAGAAGAAAGTCCTCACAGGCTTTTAAAAATTCATTAGAGGGATTTTGAGACCTAATGAGGGAGACTAGAGCGAGAATCATTAAAGAAGATCAGAAAAGGTTTGACCGGTTGGTGCGAAGGCgttctgctgatgctggtgaGATCGTCGTGACAGAGTCAGAGTGAGCATAAGTCCGCTCATTACCAGCACTTCTGCTCGCTAATGTGAATAGGCGGGGCGGCGGTGACGAGCGGCGGTCGTGGCGGTGCGGGGGGAGGTGATAACGTGGCAAAAGATGGGAGAGGCTGTGTCATTGTTGGCTATGTGGACATGCAGTATTCATAGAGGCGGACGgagggagaagctgctgcagcagcgggagcagagggaggagctgcGAGCGGAGAGGCTCCATCGCAAATAAAACGCCCCTCTCTGCCGAGCATCCATTAACGTAGCAGCTGGTGTTTGCTGCCTCACTGGACGTGCACTGGTGGAGCAGGAAAGACCTCCACAGCACGCTGCACCTCTGCTGGATTTAGATTACAGCATCAAGCTCATCACCCTGGAGAAGTCTTCCTGCGTGCATGAGAGCGTTAACGGAGAGGTTTGTTCCGTCGTTGC
This window harbors:
- the snx22 gene encoding sorting nexin-22 isoform X2, which produces MLISEGFPMIEVSIPSMERKVDESGKYKKLFRVEVLFNERKHFLLRRNSEFHALHRKLRKIIQTPDFPSKRNPHLRTKPPEQRRQELEDYIQDIIYQNEDVPQVLLDFLHVKHFHTGNRISSMESLDDLDSQDEGFQLPHQRVLGYFRDPFLSDCTKDLPDVVVDGVLQGFYPRDVRVSFSPSLNPSPL
- the snx22 gene encoding sorting nexin-22 isoform X1, giving the protein MFGTFPLNVHDLRFAGVFQQEEEAHVWRCYCDNLFRVEVLFNERKHFLLRRNSEFHALHRKLRKIIQTPDFPSKRNPHLRTKPPEQRRQELEDYIQDIIYQNEDVPQVLLDFLHVKHFHTGNRISSMESLDDLDSQDEGFQLPHQRVLGYFRDPFLSDCTKDLPDVVVDGVLQGFYPRDVRVSFSPSLNPSPL